A single genomic interval of Acidobacteriota bacterium harbors:
- the zwf gene encoding glucose-6-phosphate dehydrogenase, which yields MASDLVNAMSGNSHSDDRSDPCIMVIFGASGDLTKRKLIPALYNLAKAGLLSRQFAVIGIARSEMSDEQFREKISQDMKEFATSEIEPDLWDWVQRRLHYIPGEFGDDNLYQRLKGRLEEVNQEHGTHSNYFYYLATAPSFFGEVARRLNTAGLAHEEPGKGWRRVIVEKPFGRDFDSAHALNLELKEVFNEKQIYRIDHYLGKETVQNILVFRFGNGIFEPIWNRRYIDHVQITASEAVGVEGRGGYYETSGALRDMVPNHLFQLVTLTAMEPPISFEADAVRDEQAKILHAIQPMTDEEVIRRTVRGQYGDGLVKGERAVSYRAETNVAPNSNTETFVAMKLLIDNWRWADVPFYLRTGKHLPKRVTEIAIQFKRAPFVLFRDTPVDKLVTNRLVIHIQPDEGISLHFGAKVPGPVVKLGDVDMDFNYVDYFGKTTSTGYERLLYDCMTGDATLFQRADMVEAAWRVVSPIIDLWSALPARNFPNYASGTWGPKEADDLLEREGRRWRKDEEDFAG from the coding sequence ATGGCATCAGACCTGGTGAATGCAATGAGTGGCAACAGCCATTCGGATGATCGAAGCGACCCTTGCATTATGGTGATTTTCGGCGCTTCGGGCGATTTGACCAAACGCAAATTAATCCCGGCGCTTTACAATCTGGCAAAAGCCGGACTGCTGTCGCGGCAGTTTGCCGTCATCGGCATTGCCCGTTCCGAGATGAGCGATGAGCAGTTTCGCGAAAAAATTTCTCAGGATATGAAAGAGTTTGCCACCAGCGAAATCGAACCCGATTTATGGGACTGGGTGCAACGCCGTCTGCATTACATTCCCGGCGAATTTGGCGATGACAACCTCTATCAAAGGCTCAAAGGGCGATTGGAAGAAGTCAATCAGGAACACGGCACGCACAGCAACTATTTTTATTATCTGGCGACCGCGCCAAGCTTTTTCGGTGAAGTGGCACGCCGACTGAACACCGCAGGATTGGCACACGAAGAACCGGGCAAAGGGTGGCGACGGGTGATTGTCGAAAAACCGTTCGGGCGCGACTTTGATTCGGCGCACGCGCTCAATCTGGAACTCAAAGAAGTTTTCAACGAAAAACAGATTTATCGCATCGACCATTATCTGGGCAAAGAGACGGTGCAGAATATTTTGGTTTTTCGCTTCGGCAACGGCATCTTTGAACCCATCTGGAATCGCCGCTACATCGACCATGTGCAAATCACCGCATCGGAAGCCGTCGGCGTCGAAGGTCGCGGCGGCTATTATGAAACCTCCGGCGCTTTGCGGGACATGGTTCCCAATCACCTTTTCCAACTGGTGACGCTGACGGCAATGGAGCCGCCCATCTCATTTGAAGCCGATGCGGTGCGCGATGAACAGGCAAAAATTTTACATGCCATTCAACCGATGACCGATGAAGAGGTGATACGTCGCACGGTGCGCGGTCAATATGGCGATGGCTTGGTGAAAGGCGAACGCGCCGTGTCCTATCGCGCCGAAACCAATGTCGCGCCCAATTCCAACACCGAAACCTTTGTGGCGATGAAATTGTTGATTGATAACTGGCGCTGGGCGGATGTGCCATTTTATTTGAGAACCGGCAAACATCTGCCCAAACGTGTCACCGAGATTGCCATTCAATTCAAACGCGCGCCCTTCGTGTTATTCCGCGACACCCCGGTCGATAAACTGGTGACCAATCGTCTGGTCATTCACATTCAACCCGATGAAGGCATCTCGCTGCATTTCGGCGCGAAGGTTCCCGGACCCGTCGTCAAACTGGGCGATGTCGATATGGATTTCAATTATGTCGATTATTTCGGCAAGACCACGAGTACAGGTTACGAGCGGTTGCTTTACGATTGTATGACCGGTGACGCAACGCTTTTCCAACGCGCCGATATGGTTGAGGCGGCGTGGCGCGTGGTCAGCCCGATTATCGATCTCTGGAGCGCGCTTCCGGCGCGCAATTTCCCGAATTATGCATCAGGCACCTGGGGACCAAAAGAGGCGGATGATTTGCTGGAACGCGAAGGTCGGCGCTGGCGCAAAGATGAAGAGGATTTTGCCGGGTAA
- a CDS encoding YCF48-related protein, protein MQRKLIWSFFFLSFTFLIVSCNNKKPSPEPNKNSSSPSRWIAGQSLSPYDLLAIDFVDEKTGWAVGDISPQGGPLLRTTDGGNSWQVIYKTTEVFAAIQFVSPTRGWMVGFAGRIERTDDGGLTWKTQRFEREGEVLNSLCFVDVEQGFAAGGRGLVLRTTDGGNRWESVATSRVEDLWTIRFASPERGFIVGEDGLILATSDAGKSWTQQVSNTTKALLGLAVTGDGLAVAVGADGTILVNENGTNWTSVNSGTGELLNAVAASDKNNFWAVGARGTTVHSTDGGKSWRVEPPVSAKNLLAIELINATTGFAVGRRGALQKLE, encoded by the coding sequence ATGCAAAGGAAATTAATTTGGTCGTTCTTTTTTCTGTCATTCACTTTTTTAATTGTTTCTTGTAATAATAAAAAGCCTTCTCCCGAACCGAACAAGAATAGTTCCTCACCCAGTCGTTGGATCGCAGGTCAAAGCCTCAGCCCTTATGATTTGCTGGCAATCGATTTCGTTGATGAAAAAACCGGCTGGGCAGTGGGTGACATCAGCCCGCAAGGCGGACCGCTGCTGCGCACCACAGACGGCGGCAACAGTTGGCAGGTGATTTATAAAACCACAGAGGTCTTTGCCGCCATTCAATTCGTAAGCCCAACTCGCGGGTGGATGGTTGGGTTTGCCGGACGCATTGAACGCACGGACGATGGCGGCTTGACCTGGAAAACCCAGCGCTTTGAACGCGAAGGCGAGGTTTTGAATTCGCTCTGTTTCGTTGATGTGGAACAAGGGTTTGCCGCCGGGGGGCGGGGGTTGGTTTTACGCACCACGGATGGTGGAAATCGTTGGGAATCTGTAGCCACCAGCCGCGTCGAAGATTTGTGGACGATTCGCTTTGCTTCTCCCGAACGCGGATTCATCGTTGGTGAAGATGGCTTGATCTTGGCGACCAGTGACGCGGGCAAAAGCTGGACTCAGCAAGTCTCGAATACTACAAAAGCTTTGTTGGGACTAGCGGTCACGGGCGATGGTTTGGCAGTTGCGGTTGGCGCAGACGGCACGATTCTAGTGAATGAAAACGGCACGAATTGGACGTCGGTCAATTCCGGCACTGGCGAACTGCTTAACGCGGTTGCCGCATCCGACAAGAATAATTTTTGGGCAGTAGGCGCGCGCGGCACAACGGTGCATTCAACCGATGGCGGCAAAAGCTGGAGGGTTGAGCCGCCGGTTTCAGCGAAAAATTTATTGGCAATCGAATTGATAAATGCGACAACGGGTTTTGCGGTCGGCAGACGCGGCGCGCTTCAAAAGCTTGAATAG
- the tkt gene encoding transketolase, with product MSTSTIENLSINTIRTLSMDAVQQANSGHPGTPMAMAPVAYAIYQKFLRYDPDAPLWANRDRFVLSIGHASMLLYSMLYLTGVKQLDSEGKPTGELAVTLDEIKRFRQLHSRTPGHPESHLTSGVETTTGPLGQGVANSVGMAIAERWKASYFNRPGFDLVDYDVYSITGDGCMMEGVASEAASLAGHLKLSNLCWIYDSNRITIEGKTDLAFTEDVGGRFLAYGWNVLQVEDANDLDALEDALKKFKAEKERPTMIIVKSHIAWGAPNKQDTHGAHGEPLGADEIALTKKFYSWAGEENFYVPDGVCDHFAEGFGKRGAELHQSWDAMFAEYQKAYPELAGQFLKMEARDLPDGWDKDLPTFAADAKGLALRDASGKVLNAIAPQVPWVIGGSADLAPSTKTRLTFEGAGDFQAGSYGGRNFHFGVREHAMASIINGMALSKVRAYGSGFLIFSDYARPALRLSALMEIPTIHVFTHDSVGVGEDGPTHQPIEQLASLRAIPNFITIRPGDANEVVEAWRVMMQLTHNPVALVVTRQAVPTLDRTKYAAAAGLAKGAYVLADAEDGKPEVILMATGSEVPLCVEAYEQLKTEGIKARVVSMPSFELFEKQPQEYKESVLPSDVTARVSVELGVAQGWDRYTGLKGANVSMKTFGASAPFKDLLKFFGFTVEKVVEAAKQQLGK from the coding sequence GTGAGCACATCAACTATTGAAAATCTCAGCATCAATACCATTCGCACTTTATCAATGGACGCCGTTCAACAAGCCAATTCCGGGCATCCGGGAACACCGATGGCGATGGCTCCGGTCGCCTATGCGATTTATCAGAAATTTTTGCGATACGACCCCGACGCGCCGTTGTGGGCTAACCGCGACCGCTTCGTGCTGTCTATCGGACATGCGTCGATGTTGCTCTATTCGATGTTGTATTTGACAGGGGTTAAACAACTGGACAGCGAAGGCAAACCGACAGGCGAACTCGCCGTCACGCTTGATGAAATCAAACGCTTCCGTCAACTCCATAGCCGCACGCCCGGGCATCCCGAATCACATTTGACTTCGGGAGTTGAAACGACCACGGGACCTTTGGGACAGGGCGTTGCCAATAGCGTTGGCATGGCGATTGCCGAACGTTGGAAAGCCAGTTATTTCAACCGTCCGGGTTTTGATCTGGTTGATTACGATGTCTATTCGATTACCGGCGACGGTTGCATGATGGAAGGCGTCGCCAGCGAAGCCGCGTCGCTTGCAGGACATTTGAAACTCTCGAACCTCTGCTGGATTTATGATAGCAACCGCATCACTATCGAAGGCAAAACCGACCTCGCTTTTACCGAAGATGTCGGCGGCAGGTTTCTGGCTTATGGTTGGAATGTTTTGCAGGTTGAAGATGCCAACGACCTCGATGCGTTAGAGGATGCGCTCAAGAAATTCAAAGCTGAAAAAGAGCGTCCGACCATGATTATCGTCAAAAGCCACATCGCCTGGGGCGCGCCTAACAAGCAAGACACCCACGGGGCGCACGGCGAGCCACTCGGCGCAGATGAAATCGCTTTAACCAAGAAATTTTATAGCTGGGCAGGCGAAGAAAATTTTTATGTGCCCGATGGCGTGTGTGACCATTTTGCCGAAGGTTTCGGAAAACGCGGCGCCGAGTTGCACCAATCTTGGGACGCGATGTTTGCCGAGTATCAGAAAGCCTACCCGGAACTCGCCGGGCAATTTTTAAAAATGGAAGCCCGCGATTTGCCTGATGGTTGGGATAAGGATTTACCGACCTTTGCGGCAGATGCCAAAGGGCTGGCGCTTCGCGACGCTTCCGGCAAAGTGTTGAATGCGATTGCCCCGCAGGTGCCCTGGGTGATTGGCGGTTCGGCTGACCTTGCGCCTTCGACCAAAACCAGATTGACCTTTGAAGGGGCAGGCGATTTTCAGGCGGGAAGTTATGGCGGGCGCAATTTTCATTTCGGGGTTCGCGAACACGCGATGGCTTCGATTATTAACGGCATGGCGCTTTCCAAAGTGCGAGCTTACGGCTCCGGCTTTTTGATTTTCAGCGATTATGCGCGCCCTGCATTGCGTTTGAGCGCCTTGATGGAAATTCCGACCATTCATGTCTTCACCCATGATTCGGTTGGCGTCGGCGAAGACGGGCCTACGCATCAACCGATTGAACAACTGGCATCGTTGCGCGCGATTCCTAACTTCATCACCATCCGACCGGGTGATGCCAACGAAGTTGTCGAAGCCTGGCGCGTGATGATGCAACTCACGCATAACCCGGTGGCGCTGGTGGTCACGCGGCAAGCGGTGCCGACTTTGGATAGAACGAAATACGCGGCGGCAGCGGGACTCGCTAAGGGCGCGTATGTTTTAGCCGATGCCGAAGACGGCAAACCCGAAGTGATTTTAATGGCGACGGGAAGCGAGGTGCCGCTATGCGTTGAGGCTTACGAACAATTGAAAACCGAAGGCATCAAAGCCCGCGTAGTCAGCATGCCGTCATTTGAACTGTTTGAGAAGCAACCTCAGGAATATAAAGAGAGCGTCTTGCCGTCGGATGTCACAGCGCGAGTCTCCGTAGAACTTGGCGTCGCGCAGGGGTGGGATCGCTACACCGGTTTGAAAGGCGCGAACGTCAGCATGAAAACCTTCGGCGCATCTGCACCCTTCAAAGACCTGTTGAAATTTTTCGGCTTTACGGTTGAAAAAGTCGTCGAAGCCGCCAAACAACAGTTGGGAAAATAA
- a CDS encoding DoxX family protein — MSKTQNIISWVLQIIVAVILFQTLFFKFTGADESKYIFMTLGLEPWGRIGSGIVELIAVILLLIPRTVPYGAILALGTITGAIFSHLTKLGIVVKDDGGVLFILACAVFVASLVILILHRRELPVVGQVFG, encoded by the coding sequence ATGTCTAAAACACAGAATATTATCAGTTGGGTTTTGCAAATTATCGTTGCGGTTATTTTATTTCAAACCCTGTTTTTCAAATTCACCGGCGCTGATGAATCGAAATATATTTTTATGACACTTGGACTTGAACCCTGGGGGCGCATCGGTTCAGGCATTGTTGAACTCATCGCGGTTATTCTATTACTGATTCCGCGCACCGTTCCTTACGGTGCAATCCTCGCGCTTGGCACCATCACCGGAGCGATCTTCAGCCATCTGACCAAACTCGGAATCGTCGTCAAAGATGATGGCGGGGTGTTGTTTATTCTGGCGTGTGCGGTTTTTGTCGCGAGTTTAGTGATTTTGATTTTACACCGGCGGGAACTTCCTGTGGTCGGTCAAGTTTTCGGTTAA
- a CDS encoding type II toxin-antitoxin system VapC family toxin — protein MPDYFFDSSAVVKRYLNETGTAWVANPFNPATGNQIYIARIAGVEVVAAIARRRAGKSVPLKDAANAIAEFKREFNSEYLIVEMTPNLIDKAMNLTDTYHLRSYDATHLAAAIGTNNLLRASNLLPLTLVSADLELNRAAIAEGLTVEDPNAHP, from the coding sequence ATGCCTGATTATTTTTTCGACAGCAGCGCAGTTGTGAAACGCTACCTTAACGAAACAGGAACAGCTTGGGTTGCGAACCCCTTCAATCCGGCTACAGGTAATCAAATCTATATTGCCCGCATTGCCGGCGTGGAAGTGGTTGCCGCAATAGCCAGGCGCAGAGCCGGAAAAAGCGTTCCTCTCAAGGATGCCGCAAATGCAATTGCTGAATTTAAGCGTGAATTCAATAGTGAATACCTGATTGTTGAAATGACCCCCAATTTGATTGATAAAGCGATGAATTTGACAGACACCTATCATCTGCGAAGCTATGATGCAACCCATCTTGCGGCAGCGATTGGAACCAACAATTTATTGCGGGCTTCAAATTTACTGCCGTTGACTTTGGTTTCTGCTGACCTTGAACTCAATAGAGCGGCGATTGCCGAAGGGCTTACGGTTGAAGACCCTAATGCCCATCCCTGA
- a CDS encoding bifunctional transaldolase/phosoglucose isomerase has product MEEKLKEYLKEIQIMDTEVSNQTCSLPDELKSAFDAAIQDWSANAKVKKLWAKDATLWTNSDESNWLGWLDIVDAQLNAIDHLTNIADEIKREGFAYALLLGMGGSSLAPEVMNLTFGKQSGFPEFQVLDSTDPQQIKTFENQVDLSDCLCIVSSKSGSTLEPNIFKQYFFERLKATVGADKAGSRFIAITDPNSKMQKVAEADNFRHIFFGVPSIGGRYSALSDFGLVPSAVMGVDVKRFLASVKRMVEACKNDDASLNPGVALGLVLGTAARQGRDKLTIVTSPGIADLGAWLEQLIAESTGKEGYGIIPIDREALGAPEVYGNDRVFAYLRLAGAADAAQDAAVAALEKAGQPVVRIAVGDVYDLGQEYFRWEIATAVAGAVIGINPFNQPDVEASKIVTKELTTAYEQTGSLPAESPILEEQGIKLFTDEKNAARLAEAAGDEQTLLGYLRAHLNSIHAGDYAAFLAYVEMNETHEALIQSARHAVRDKKRVATCLGFGPRFLHSTGQAYKGGPNSGVFLQITADDSVELAVPEQTYTFGIVKAAQARGDFQVLADRQRRALRVHLGADVKAGLEKLNTLIQQALR; this is encoded by the coding sequence ATTGAAGAAAAGCTGAAGGAATATTTAAAGGAGATTCAAATAATGGACACTGAGGTTTCAAATCAAACCTGTTCACTTCCTGATGAATTGAAATCGGCATTCGATGCGGCGATTCAGGATTGGAGCGCCAATGCGAAAGTCAAAAAACTGTGGGCGAAAGATGCCACGCTTTGGACAAACAGTGATGAAAGCAATTGGCTCGGTTGGCTCGACATCGTTGACGCACAACTCAATGCAATCGACCATCTCACCAACATCGCTGATGAAATCAAACGCGAAGGCTTTGCTTACGCGCTCCTGCTTGGCATGGGCGGGTCGAGCCTTGCGCCCGAAGTGATGAATTTGACCTTCGGCAAACAATCCGGCTTTCCCGAATTTCAGGTTCTCGATTCCACCGACCCGCAACAGATTAAAACCTTTGAAAACCAAGTTGACCTCTCAGATTGCCTCTGCATCGTCTCAAGCAAATCCGGCAGCACGCTTGAACCCAATATCTTCAAGCAATATTTCTTTGAACGTTTGAAAGCAACCGTCGGCGCAGATAAAGCAGGTTCGCGCTTTATCGCTATCACCGACCCGAATTCCAAAATGCAGAAGGTTGCCGAAGCCGATAATTTCCGTCACATCTTTTTCGGCGTGCCGAGCATCGGCGGTCGCTATTCTGCGCTTTCGGATTTCGGATTGGTTCCTTCGGCAGTGATGGGCGTTGATGTTAAACGATTTTTAGCGAGCGTCAAACGCATGGTCGAAGCCTGCAAGAATGATGATGCAAGCTTAAATCCCGGCGTCGCGCTTGGTTTGGTACTTGGCACAGCAGCGCGGCAGGGACGCGATAAATTGACGATTGTCACTTCGCCGGGCATCGCGGATTTAGGCGCGTGGCTCGAACAACTCATCGCCGAATCCACCGGCAAAGAAGGTTACGGTATCATCCCGATTGACCGCGAAGCGCTGGGTGCGCCCGAAGTTTACGGCAATGACCGCGTGTTCGCTTATTTGCGATTGGCAGGTGCGGCAGACGCGGCGCAGGACGCAGCGGTCGCGGCGTTAGAGAAAGCCGGGCAGCCGGTGGTGCGCATTGCGGTGGGTGATGTTTACGATTTGGGGCAGGAGTATTTTCGTTGGGAAATCGCTACGGCGGTTGCCGGCGCGGTGATTGGCATCAATCCCTTCAATCAACCCGATGTCGAAGCGAGCAAAATCGTCACCAAAGAATTGACCACGGCGTATGAACAAACCGGCAGCCTGCCTGCGGAATCACCGATTCTCGAAGAGCAGGGAATCAAACTCTTCACCGATGAGAAAAATGCCGCGCGCCTTGCTGAAGCGGCAGGCGATGAGCAAACCCTGCTTGGGTATTTGCGCGCCCATCTGAATTCGATTCACGCGGGCGATTACGCGGCGTTTCTCGCTTATGTGGAAATGAACGAAACGCATGAAGCCTTGATTCAATCGGCGCGTCATGCGGTGCGTGATAAAAAGCGAGTTGCAACCTGCCTCGGATTCGGACCGCGCTTTTTGCATTCCACAGGGCAGGCTTACAAAGGCGGACCCAACAGCGGCGTGTTTTTGCAAATCACCGCCGATGACTCTGTGGAACTCGCGGTGCCCGAACAAACTTACACGTTCGGCATTGTCAAAGCGGCACAGGCGCGCGGCGATTTTCAAGTCTTAGCTGACCGCCAGCGTCGCGCCTTGCGCGTACATCTTGGCGCGGATGTGAAAGCCGGATTAGAAAAACTCAACACGTTAATTCAACAAGCCTTGAGATAA
- a CDS encoding BrnT family toxin, whose amino-acid sequence MQYNFEWTPIKAKANARKHKVSFERAAEVFLDPLALSIFDDAHSEKEDRWITLGKDKSDLLLVVIHTFNEAEKDQSIIRIISARKANRNERKQYEGESL is encoded by the coding sequence GTGCAGTACAATTTCGAGTGGACTCCAATTAAAGCGAAAGCGAATGCGCGTAAGCATAAAGTTAGCTTTGAGCGGGCTGCCGAAGTGTTTTTAGACCCGCTTGCCTTATCTATCTTTGATGACGCTCATAGCGAGAAAGAAGATAGATGGATAACCTTAGGCAAGGATAAATCTGACCTGCTGTTGGTGGTCATTCACACATTTAATGAGGCGGAAAAAGATCAATCAATTATCCGAATAATTTCGGCGCGAAAAGCTAACAGAAATGAAAGAAAGCAATACGAAGGTGAATCGCTATGA
- a CDS encoding pre-peptidase C-terminal domain-containing protein — protein MKHSSFKFHLKRLFCNSRVLLSLSIIAMLAALMTANALAGGSLVVGANGQPLLWARATVQGGQLNTQTVDAEGRVLYRVDSGTLGSLSNEKAVALVDRIFNEYSAIPTSTLRFVNAGAIRNPNTGVVMDVNGSNIGLVYNSTGGSFQNPIVFDSDGGITGGGGVLGFFDFIRVDTESNTLREGIVVLNGAAISRVGEIPFLGVFTHEFGHFAGPLDHAQINGDIAANGVNSVQPADYTRAQAFDLFVPFTETLYPFLFSATTRAPGSVLAASGFASSGFFVASLDFDTTTALSNLYPTPEYLASTGSIEGRVLIKAGDAEIPVTGINVVARRISRGAYPPAVDTTAFTGFPTAAVPLDGDSVPMSPPAQDSTDSLATAASAVTGLQFGSGRYKISGLADGEYMVLLQRLNDSAVGGSGIGPLGNQIPIPVSEEYYNGVNNTSNSVSVFTPVTVRAGNTTSGIDLLINGLNLGNFTSIGETEPNNKIRQAPVVNPPLEIVGRVAGNDASNFRITNLPGATVDPIEDFYKFTVTASKLYFIILEPVDNAGGDLDMYLFNAATVGKKKASVTDSSVVMGKSNGPTANEFLAITLAPGTYTIGISAFENSSLGYKLRVIAAQ, from the coding sequence ATGAAACATTCAAGCTTTAAATTTCATTTGAAAAGATTATTTTGCAACTCGCGGGTACTCTTGTCGCTTTCGATAATTGCGATGCTGGCAGCGTTGATGACGGCAAACGCTTTGGCGGGAGGATCTCTGGTGGTTGGCGCCAACGGGCAACCGTTATTGTGGGCGCGCGCGACTGTGCAGGGCGGGCAGCTCAACACCCAAACCGTCGATGCCGAGGGGCGCGTGTTGTATCGCGTCGATTCGGGAACGCTTGGCAGCTTATCGAATGAAAAAGCCGTGGCGCTGGTTGACCGGATTTTCAATGAGTATTCAGCGATTCCCACCTCAACCCTGAGATTCGTCAATGCCGGGGCGATTCGCAATCCCAACACCGGGGTAGTGATGGATGTCAACGGCTCGAATATCGGATTGGTTTACAACAGCACCGGCGGGTCGTTTCAAAATCCGATAGTGTTTGACAGCGATGGTGGGATCACCGGCGGCGGCGGGGTGCTCGGCTTTTTCGATTTCATTCGCGTCGATACGGAAAGCAACACGCTTAGAGAAGGCATCGTGGTACTCAACGGCGCGGCAATCAGTCGGGTTGGCGAAATTCCTTTTCTCGGTGTCTTCACACATGAATTCGGACATTTCGCGGGACCCTTAGACCACGCGCAAATCAATGGCGATATTGCCGCCAATGGCGTCAATTCGGTGCAGCCTGCCGATTACACGCGGGCGCAGGCTTTCGATTTGTTCGTGCCGTTTACCGAAACGCTCTACCCGTTTCTATTTTCGGCAACCACGAGAGCGCCCGGTTCTGTGCTTGCCGCGAGTGGGTTTGCGAGTTCGGGATTTTTTGTTGCATCGCTTGATTTCGATACCACGACCGCTTTATCAAATCTCTATCCCACGCCTGAATATCTGGCTTCGACCGGCTCGATTGAAGGGCGCGTGTTGATTAAAGCCGGTGACGCCGAAATCCCCGTCACCGGCATCAATGTCGTAGCGCGACGCATTAGCAGAGGCGCGTATCCGCCTGCCGTTGACACCACCGCCTTCACAGGATTTCCGACAGCGGCGGTTCCGCTTGATGGCGATAGCGTGCCGATGAGTCCGCCGGCGCAGGACAGCACCGATAGTCTCGCGACTGCTGCAAGCGCAGTAACAGGATTACAGTTTGGCAGCGGGCGTTACAAAATCAGCGGGCTTGCCGATGGCGAGTACATGGTTTTGTTGCAACGCCTCAATGACAGCGCCGTCGGCGGGTCAGGCATCGGGCCGCTTGGCAATCAAATTCCCATTCCGGTTTCCGAAGAGTATTACAACGGCGTGAATAACACCTCGAATTCGGTGTCGGTATTTACGCCGGTCACAGTGCGCGCCGGCAACACCACATCGGGAATCGATTTGTTGATTAACGGGCTGAATCTCGGCAATTTCACATCAATTGGTGAGACCGAACCGAATAATAAAATCCGTCAGGCACCGGTAGTCAATCCGCCACTTGAAATTGTCGGGAGGGTCGCGGGGAATGATGCGAGCAATTTCAGGATTACCAATCTGCCGGGAGCGACAGTTGACCCGATTGAGGATTTTTATAAATTCACAGTCACCGCATCGAAACTGTATTTCATCATTCTCGAACCCGTAGACAACGCGGGCGGCGACCTCGATATGTACCTGTTTAACGCCGCCACCGTGGGCAAGAAAAAAGCTTCGGTTACGGATTCAAGCGTAGTGATGGGCAAAAGCAACGGGCCAACGGCGAATGAATTTTTAGCGATTACGCTTGCGCCGGGAACTTACACCATTGGCATCAGCGCGTTTGAAAACAGCAGCCTCGGTTATAAATTGCGGGTCATCGCTGCACAGTAA
- the gnd gene encoding phosphogluconate dehydrogenase (NAD(+)-dependent, decarboxylating), with protein sequence MQLGMVGLGRMGANMVRRLMRGGHECVVTDLNPDAVKQMEGEGATGSVSLDDFVGKLTKPRVAWVMVPAGAPTENTVKALAERMEAGDIIIDGGNSYFKDDARRAKELLPKGIHYVDVGTSGGVWGLERGYCMMIGGPKEVIEHLDPIFKTLAPGIGEIEKTPQREGLQSTAEDGYLYCGKAGAGHFVKMVHNGIEYGLMQAYAEGFDIFKNANSEALPEEIRYDLNLADIAELWRRGSVVSSWLLDLTAMALAENPTLANYTGFVQDSGEGRWTIQAAIEEAVPADVLTAALFVRFRSRQEHTFAEKVLSAMRQKFGGHVEKK encoded by the coding sequence ATGCAACTTGGTATGGTCGGACTTGGCAGGATGGGCGCAAATATGGTGCGCCGTTTGATGCGCGGCGGTCACGAATGCGTAGTCACGGATTTGAACCCCGACGCCGTAAAACAAATGGAAGGCGAAGGCGCGACAGGTTCCGTTTCGCTTGATGATTTCGTTGGGAAACTCACGAAACCGCGCGTCGCCTGGGTGATGGTTCCCGCAGGTGCGCCCACGGAAAATACTGTGAAAGCTTTGGCTGAGAGAATGGAAGCGGGCGACATCATCATTGACGGCGGCAACTCTTATTTCAAAGACGATGCGCGTCGCGCCAAAGAACTTCTGCCGAAAGGCATTCACTATGTCGATGTCGGCACGAGCGGCGGCGTCTGGGGATTGGAGCGCGGTTACTGCATGATGATTGGTGGCCCGAAAGAAGTGATTGAACATCTCGACCCGATTTTTAAAACCCTTGCGCCCGGCATCGGTGAGATAGAAAAAACGCCGCAACGCGAAGGGCTGCAAAGCACTGCCGAAGATGGGTATCTTTATTGTGGCAAAGCGGGCGCAGGTCATTTCGTCAAGATGGTGCATAACGGCATCGAATACGGCTTGATGCAGGCATATGCCGAGGGCTTCGATATTTTCAAAAATGCCAACTCGGAAGCTTTGCCAGAAGAGATTCGCTATGATTTGAACCTCGCGGATATTGCCGAACTCTGGCGACGGGGAAGCGTTGTCAGTTCGTGGTTGCTGGATTTGACCGCGATGGCTTTGGCGGAAAATCCGACGCTCGCAAATTACACGGGTTTTGTGCAGGATTCCGGTGAAGGGCGTTGGACGATTCAAGCGGCGATTGAAGAAGCGGTTCCCGCAGATGTGTTGACCGCGGCGTTATTCGTGCGTTTTCGTTCGCGTCAAGAGCACACCTTTGCCGAAAAAGTTTTATCGGCAATGCGCCAGAAATTCGGCGGTCATGTGGAAAAGAAGTGA